A region of Salvelinus alpinus chromosome 24, SLU_Salpinus.1, whole genome shotgun sequence DNA encodes the following proteins:
- the LOC139552827 gene encoding serine-rich and transmembrane domain-containing protein 1 translates to MSGMEFSLEELNRTEISPDNGNFLRFSPTSVSTAAAAAGTGLSSGRQENVYVYVWIFLSLLVFLLSLIIIALHRLKNIITSSSSVPDCSSEGGSSFTNMEICSISSQRSTVSSLSI, encoded by the coding sequence ATGTCCGGTATGGAATTCTCATTGGAGGAGCTCAACAGAACCGAAATCTCCCCAGACAATGGAAACTTCCTGAGGTTTTCCCCCACCTCTGTTTCCACTGCAGCCGCGGCGGCGGGGACAGGGTTGTCGTCGGGGCGACAGGAGAATGTTTACGTGTACGTGTGGATCTTCCTGAGTCTGCTGGTGTTCCTGCTGTCGTTGATCATCATCGCCCTCCACAGGCTAAAGAATATCAttacatcctcctcctctgtaCCTGACTGCAGCAGTGAGGGGGGCAGCTCATTCACCAACATGGAGATCTGTAGTATATCTTCACAGAGATCCACCGTGTCCTCACTGTCCATCTga